One Longimicrobium terrae DNA segment encodes these proteins:
- a CDS encoding type II toxin-antitoxin system HicB family antitoxin, producing the protein MKHNYTAVIQKGKNHWIGWIEEVPGVNSQGLTREELMDNLESALAEMLEITEAPGPGNQAPP; encoded by the coding sequence ATGAAGCACAACTACACGGCGGTAATCCAGAAGGGGAAAAATCACTGGATTGGTTGGATCGAAGAGGTTCCCGGCGTCAACTCTCAAGGCCTCACCCGAGAAGAGTTGATGGACAACCTTGAATCAGCGCTCGCGGAGATGCTGGAGATCACAGAAGCGCCCGGCCCAGGTAACCAGGCGCCTCCGTGA